One window of the Magnolia sinica isolate HGM2019 chromosome 19, MsV1, whole genome shotgun sequence genome contains the following:
- the LOC131234330 gene encoding protein argonaute 4B-like gives MENAMNNYQSYNVPPGTVVDKAICHPRNDDFYMCSHAGMIGTTRPTHYHVLLDEIGFSPDDLRELAHSLSYVYQRSTTAISIGKYRVSVKWQLPILCYEGF, from the exons ATGGAAAATGCCATGAATAATTATCAAAGCTACAATGTTCCGCCTG GCACTGTTGTGGACAAAGCAATTTGCCATCCGCGAAACGACGACTTCTACATGTGTTCACACGCAGGAATGATT GGAACAACGCGCCCTACTCACTACCATGTTTTGCtggatgagattggcttctcccCTGATGATCTCCGTGAGCTTGCGCATTCATTGTCCTATGT GTATCAGAGGAGCACAACTGCGATATCAATCGGTAAGTACCGTGTTTCTGTTAAATGGCAATTGCCTATTTTATGTTATGAGGGGTTTTAA